From Oryzias melastigma strain HK-1 linkage group LG17, ASM292280v2, whole genome shotgun sequence:
GACTACAGCTTCAGCCTGGATGGAGGCGGGGGGGTGAGCGACCTGTTTGATGTTTCCATCCTCAACTACTGATGACCCGCTTCGGCTCACGGAACCGTCCAGGAGAACCTCCAGCTCTGGAGAACCTGATCCTCCTCCGGCTGAAGTTTCCTCTCCTGCAGACGGAGATCTTCATGTTCACGTTTGATCTGCGTTACTTCAGTTCAGAGCAGAACTTTTCAGTTTCCTCAGAAAAGATTTACTTTCATTGTTAGAAGTTTGTTCTAAACTGTTGCTGCCATTAAAGCTGATATATTGTATAAATATTTTGGTATTATTCTTGCCAAcgtaaaaggtttttcttttttatattttttgtacttacatttgagtaaaacatttatgtttgttgaaaattaaacaaatgttgacttttgtttattatttaatattttatgtttgaataagactttgtattttggttttgtatttttgttaaaaactggaGAATTTTGTCACAGTTTGacgtaaataaagttttttttttaaacttcattgtGATTTGAGATTATTGGAGGGAAACTGGAGCCTCTGCTGGAGCTGTGGGTCCATCCGgcctcagtcattggccagagaagcagaagctcctcctccttcaggaaGTGAAGACGTTAAGCTGCAGAGAAAACCCGATTCTCTGGAGCTCAGAGCTTCAGGTCACCTGCAGAGTCTTAACAGGGTTTGTGGTTCGATTCCTGCACAGATAAGGTTTCAGCTTCTCAGCAACATTCAGCCGTTCAGAAACTCCGCCTTCTATCAGAGGTCATTTTAACCTCTAGGGACCCTAAAGGAGCCGACCAGCCCAAACCATGACTCCACCACCTCCCTGCTGATGTTGGGACATGGCTGTGACATCAGCAATGGGACAATAGAAGGTTTCTGTAGACCTGCAGCCTCTGGAGGATCCTCCATCTTGATGTTGGTGGACTCCAGAGACTCCAGCAGCTTCAAACGAGCTGCTGCTTTGTAATGGTAATTTAGCGGCTGCTCTCTGAATCTGATGGATTTGTCTGCAGAACCCTCCTTCATTCTGTCTTTATCTGCACCAACCCGAGTGTCTGAATCCGACTCAGATCTCTTCATAGTTCGATGATCGCGCTGAAGTTTCCCTGAAATATCTAAAGCTGTCATATTTAGTCTGACATTCAGTTATTTCACACTTCTCAGCAGCAGAgatcctttttctttcccattttgtggaaaatgttaGTCTGATTAGTAATGTGGAACATTCTTAGTAGTTTCTCCTTTAACTGAACTCACCTGGAGAACTGATGATCACAGGTGTCTGAGGTTGATGTCAGTGATCCAAAGAGACCAAATCATCCGTGAGTTTGATTAACTAAGAATTTGAACTTTCATCGGCTTCAGATGTAGACTCACACTGGAAAAGACCTTCAACAGCTTCTGTCGGGACTGAAGGTTTAGAAATGGAAATAGCAGCGGATCCATCTGGACTTCAATCAAACATTTACTACATAGAACAAAACCAGCTAAAACAGAGACTAcataaacttcacattttcttgttttgtttttttcttcctaaagaAGTTTCTGCAGGTTGGAGCAGAACGACGACCAGTCCAGGAGTGACTGCCTGAAGCCTGCAGACTCTGAGAGGCGGAACATGGACGTTCACTCATCcgtcttttgttctgttttctacgagatcaaattaaaaacacaatgtaaatgtaaaagcgTGGTCGATAAATGTGACTTTCCAAAGTTTGGATGAGTTTAGGAAAAGAATGGAGCGTCTGTTCTCAGCAGAAACGGAGGTTTGAGAGGGAATCTTTTTATCCCGTAATTTCTCAaacatcattaaaacaaaactccataaaaagtgtttttcctaAAGACTGTTTCAGGAGAACAAAGTGATGCTTTTGTGTggaattttaatgttaattttttaaactttaaaactgtaactttttaacataattctgaataataaaaaggcaggaatattattccagaataaatcaacttaaaccttaaataactttcaatattttactctccagaaaatatattttgtcagaattatacaagttagaaatgagtccaagataacatcgggtcattaataacaataaaataaaatgatctggagggccggatagaattaccccgagggccggatccggcccccgggccttgactttgacacacgtgttcTAAAGTTTTCTCCGCAGAGCTCGTGAATGTGATTACTCATATGGAGAACGTTTTTGTGTCTTCAGATCCGCTGTGGGAGTTGAAGGACGTCTCCGCCTCTCCTCCGGCTGCAGatcttcctcttctcctcctcctcttctctccGAACCTTTTGGCCATCCTGCTCAGGTCCTGCCTGAAGTTGGACCCGACCACGGCGTACAGGATGGGATTGAAGCAGCAGTGAGTGAGAGCCAGGCTCTCCGTCACCTGAGCGGCCCGGTCCAGGACCTTGCTGGTCCCACAGTGGGTCACCAGCAGGTAGACGGAGTCCAGGGCGCGGTACGCCTTCACCAGGTTGTACGGCAGCTGGGTGACCACAAACACGCCCGCCACCAGCAGCAGGACTCGCACAACTCGCCATTTCCTGCCTTTCCTCTCAGCTGGGAGACCCCTGAGGACCCTGTAGACGTTCCAGTAGCAGACGAGCATGACCAGCAGAGGCACCAGGAACCCCAGCAGCACCTCCACCCCCTCCAGCGCCGCGCTGCCGCCGGGCGCCATCCACGTGGGGTAGACCAGCAGACAGGTGTTCCTGCCGGACGCATCCCTCACCTCTGAGAAGATCAGGTCTGGAAGGCCCAGCAGAAGCGCCGTAGTCCAGACCGCCAGGCAGACCTTCCAGCAGTGCTTCCGGCTGAACGCCCCCTGCAGGCCCCGCCTCTGCTCGCCACCCTGCAGCCGGGCCAACGCCAGGTAGCGATCCAGGCTGATGCAGGCGAGCAGCAGCATGCAGCAGTGGAAGTTCACCGTGTAGGAGGTCGACGCAATCTTACAGAGGACCGCCCCCAGCTCCCAGCCCCGCGCGGCGCCGGCGGCCCAGAAGGGCAGCGTGAAGATGAGCATCAGGTCGGCGGCGGCCATGTGGGTCAGGAAGGAGTCCGTCACAGTCTTCAGGCGTTTGCGGTAGGCGTAGACGGCCACGACCAGAGTGTTCCCCGCCAGGCCCACGACCAGACACAGAGCGTAGACGGCGGGGAGGAAGAACGCCGCGAAGGAGCGCAGGTCCTCCTTCTCACACACGGTGGGATAGTCATCGTAGCTGAAGTTGAAGCTGAAGTTGTCGTGGTAGAAGTAGTCCTCATCTTCAGCGGCGGCCATGACACCaagctgcaggaaaaacacGTCCGGCTGTCAAAGCCGTTCACGGATTCTACGACTAAACATTCAAACCCAGTCAGAAGAAACCAGTTTACGGGAGATTtgcaaaacttttaaacttgtttaatgAAAGACATGAGATGTTTTTGTCCCAAAAGAAATGCCTTTATTACGTTTCATCTTCCAGCTAATCATCCAGAAACTCTTTGAGTCTCTCATTTGTTCCTGTAGAACTTCTGAGCCGAGAACTTTCTTATGGACCCTCACAGTTTTGGTCAAGAGGACCGGGCCGCTGCCAAAGACATGGCCCCAAGAGGGCGCCAAAGcatcattagccagaagtcTTTGCCCTGAGTTAGAATGAAGTTCCTGCTTTTTCCTAGAAAAACCTCGGAGCGGGTTAGGGTTAGGTCTATAGGGTCTCTGGGGTCGTGGTACCCCCCCAAAACTTTTGATAAGAAGGTCTTAGCAACGTGAAACTGAGTCCTACCCTCCCAAACCTTGGGGCAAAAAGCCGATTGGTGAGACAAGTGGCGTAAATTTGACCAGACCGTTCAGAGTCGATTGGTAAAGGTTTGTAGGGAAGGACTTTGGAAATGTTTAGGGTTACGGTTTGGAATATTCTAGTATAGATtcgcaaattcagcttccagctacAGTTGAGACATTTTGGCTTCAGGCTAATGATGAGTTTCATGTTGTatttgggcgccatcttgccaGCAACCAGGTCCCTCTTGTTTTTGTTGCCCCCCCCCAAGTTAGCTTGAAGgttgaggtgctgtaagctagcaggagagacgATGGGATATCAGttgaggcttacttccacatTAACAGTCCttactaaaaaatcttagtaaatgccagaatactcaaaaaaactagcagaatgtcaatttttaaaactttaaaactgtaactttttaacataattctgaataataaaaaggcaggaatattattccagaataaatcaacttaaaccttaaataactttcaatattttactctccataaaaatacacgTTAAAAatcagcacaagataacatcgggtcattaataaaataaaatgagggccggatagaattacctggagggccggatccggcccccgggccttgactttgacacatgtggtctaaatGAATCcaacagtggcgggccgtcagggcctgcaaggccttctctgctggcctaaaaatatctgaatcacagactgatattaattattatttatttccgtgaatacgtattctataattccaaatgctctgtcttcgtcctttcattgctgtctccctggttgcgctgcttccagacgtgtattttcctatttaagcattaaccaatcacattgcagcaccatttgttgctagggtcaaagaaatctgcccggaggccttcacaatcagttctgcgggccctgtagcataaaataaatgtcgaccaaactgttgcttcaaccaatcagatttggaggaGGCGAAATCAAGGCCCTCTAGCAGGCGCATGGAAACGTCATcataggtgtgaaatgcacggcccgccactggaaTCCACAATAGCAGCATTCAGGgcaaaaactaaagtttgttCTCAAATCTAAAAAGGAGAGGCGTCCCTTTCCGAGGTTTAGGATAAAGAGCAGAGCCTCCCATCAGATTCCTGCTCGCTCACATTCCAGTTTGTTTTCCAGGAAAATCTCTGTAAGAACTAATTCCTGACTAAACGGTCTGAGCCTCCCGAGAGATGCATCCTCTCAGCCTCTACAAGCCTGTAAGCTAACTCACCGAgacgacagaagctcaaatGTCTGCTTCTCTTTGCATCAAACTTCTCCTCATGTGTCCAGGAACGCTGAATCTGATCTGACATTCCTGCTCATCCACAGCCTTCCTCATGCTTCTGCTGCGTCTTCATCGTTTGAACTGAATTAAAGACGAGTGAAAACGCTGcaagaaaaccaaaacttttgGACCAAATGAggagagaaaacaggaaaacattcCTCCGTCACAGGCGAGCGAGTGGTTTAACGTTACGAAGGACATCAGTGTTCACAGACAGGAAACACAGATGGGAGGGGCTTTGAGAAGTTACTATTACAAACgggaaaacaacagaaaccaAAGAGTTCTGCAGAAGCTGCGGTTTTTACCAAAAATTGCTCCAAAAATAGTCCAGTCCTGACTGACTCGCCGTCATGTGACCTGTCATGTGACCTGTCATGTGACCTGTCATGTGACCTGCCTCCACATTTCCAGTCACAACTGTTAAAACCTCAAATGTTTCACATGACTGTGAATGAGCTTCAGGAAGGAGCTGCAGAACTGAAGTTTATCTGAACAAGCTCCTCAGCTGGGTTCTGAACctccagaaccatcagaaccatcagaaaacGGGTTTACTGGGCTCAAACTGTGCAGGAGTCTGTGGCTTTAGTTCATCCCGTTTAAACCTCCTGCTTATGGAGAAGCCTTCACTATCCTGTAATGCATatatgtcaaagtcacggcccgggggccggatccggccctccgggtaattctatccggccctccagatcattttattttattgctattaatgacccgatgttatcttgagctcatttctaacttgtataattttgacaaaatatatttttattgagagtaaaatattaaaagttatttaaggtttaagttgatttattctggaataatattcctgactttttattattcagaattatattaaaaagttacaaaaactggcattctgctagctttttggactattttggtatttactaagatttttaggttattttggagttgagctaatatttcagctacatgctagctgttttggctatcctattttttttaatttgccatttatctaatattttagatggctatcaatttcagcctccagcattcacactaccattatcacaggtacttgaagttgtcagaaccagaaccaggtgtgagcgtcgcgaccattaaaagccctgatcaatggagcaaagacagcatgattcaccatggcaacggggacaaacagctgagttttgTACTTCCAGTGgtggaaattgataagttccttcaagcaaatgcgactataggagaacattttcatcaagaaaagcaacacagctgcagcggtagaacagagagaaaatatctgcagttatttgaatcatttcttataatgaataaataatgtcaggaaggtttttttgtctcttgttgagtaaggagtggtttttgatctgttactaatttaaccagtaatctccgtaatcgtatgaatgaccagttttggtaaccccccccccacacacacggatatcactgcacgctaaaaagaaactgtagctgcctgacaaatgttaaaaaagcatttatttaatttgaattctcaagacttaaaaactattcgccaaattcttttttttaagcgtaaaaacaaaaataccgtagccgggaatcgaactcgcaaacTCCGCAGTGGGAAGCAGCGATGCTGACAACTGAACTAATGTTTGACGCCAACAAAGGATGGTANNNNNNNNNNNNNNNNNNNNNNNNNNNNNNNNNNNNNNNNNNNNNNNNNNNNNNNNNNNNNNNNNNNNNNNNNNNNNNNNNNNNNNNNNNNNNNNNNNNNNNNNNNNNNNNNNNNNNNNNNNNNNNNNNNNNNNNNNNNNNNNNNNNNNNNNNNNNNNNNNNNNNNNNNNNNNNNNNNNNNNNNNNNNNNNNNNNNNNNNNNNNNNNNNNNNNNNNNNNNNNNNNNNNNNNNNNNNNNNNNNNNNNNNNNNNNNNNNNNNNNNNNNNNNNNNNNNNNNNGTTTTTACCCTAAATGTTGCATTTGTGGATTCAtatagaccacatgtgtcaaagtcaaggcccgggggccggatccggccctccagatcaatttattttattcttattaatgacccgatgttatcttgtgctcatttctaacttgtataattttgacaaaatatatttttatggagagtaaaatattgaaagttatttaaggtttaagttgatttattctggaataatattcctgcctttttattattcagaattatgttaaagttacagttttaaagttttaaaaattggcattctgccgCTTTCTGGatgattttggtatttactaagattttttaggttattttggagtttagctaatatttcagctacatgctagatgttttggctaacttatattttttaatttgccatttatctaatattttagatggctatcaatttcagcttctaaCATTCACACTAAtataatcacaggtaatgttatatatctagttcataattatgttaaaagtttcagttttaaagttttaaaaatgtatttttagagtgtttcataaatgtttctcctgttcggcccccgacctcaggtgtgttttggattttggtcccgtTGTGATTGAGTTCGACCCCCCCCCGNNNNNNNNNNNNNNNNNNNNNNNNNNNNNNNNNNNNNNNNNNNNNNNNNNNNNNNNNNNNNNNNNgccgaatttggagttcacgaactcagagttccaacaaaacctgcttcttgaaacgagCCCCTGGAGTTTAACCCCGTATAACAGCAGATCTTTGCATCATGTTTGAAAGTCTCTTCAGCTGCTGTTGGAAGATTCCAGGAGAGTCATGTGACCCGAATCCGTTTCCCTCCTTTGGCCCTCTCCTCTTTAGAAGATCGTTCTG
This genomic window contains:
- the ackr4a gene encoding atypical chemokine receptor 4; amino-acid sequence: MAAAEDEDYFYHDNFSFNFSYDDYPTVCEKEDLRSFAAFFLPAVYALCLVVGLAGNTLVVAVYAYRKRLKTVTDSFLTHMAAADLMLIFTLPFWAAGAARGWELGAVLCKIASTSYTVNFHCCMLLLACISLDRYLALARLQGGEQRRGLQGAFSRKHCWKVCLAVWTTALLLGLPDLIFSEVRDASGRNTCLLVYPTWMAPGGSAALEGVEVLLGFLVPLLVMLVCYWNVYRVLRGLPAERKGRKWRVVRVLLLVAGVFVVTQLPYNLVKAYRALDSVYLLVTHCGTSKVLDRAAQVTESLALTHCCFNPILYAVVGSNFRQDLSRMAKRFGEKRRRRRGRSAAGGEAETSFNSHSGSEDTKTFSI